The nucleotide window GCGCTGCTGCATGCCGCCGGAGAGCTGCCAGGGATAGGACTTCGGTACATGGGAGAGCCCCACGGCCTCCAGCGCCTCGGCGACCATGTCCTTGCGCGTGGACTTGTCCATGCCCTGGTTCTTCAGTGGAAGCTCCACATTCTCGGCCACGCGCAGCCAGGGGAAGAGTGAGCGGCCGTATTCCTGGAAGACCACAGCCATGGACTTCGGCGGCCCGGTGACCTTCTCTCCATGGAGGGTGACCTCTCCGGCGCTGGGCGCCATCAGGCCCGAGATGCACTTGAGCAGCGTGGTCTTGCCTGACCCGGAGGGTCCCACCAGGCAGGCGAGCTGGCCTTTGGGGAGGTCGAAGGTGAGGTTCCTGACCGCCTCGATGTCGCCGCCGTCGGTGTGGTAGACCTTCTTCAGGTTTTTCACCGAAAGCATCGGCTGCTCGTCGGGCATGGTCTTGCCCACGGGGATTCGGCCATCGGGGGTGTCCTGGGTCGTGG belongs to Nesterenkonia halotolerans and includes:
- a CDS encoding ABC transporter ATP-binding protein produces the protein MLSVKNLKKVYHTDGGDIEAVRNLTFDLPKGQLACLVGPSGSGKTTLLKCISGLMAPSAGEVTLHGEKVTGPPKSMAVVFQEYGRSLFPWLRVAENVELPLKNQGMDKSTRKDMVAEALEAVGLSHVPKSYPWQLSGGMQQRVAIARAVAYQPEVLLMDEPFAAVDAQTRADLEDLVRGVWKKLGVSVLFVTHDIDESVYLGERVIILSSSPTIIQEDVLVDLPAERDQLETRSSQRFAELRHHVYEQIQLAKKGFRPEDAAALT